GCTGGGCAGCGGCGCCACGTACATTGCGACACATTATACGTGCGCCAGCTATTCTAGCTTTGAAGATGCCTCATGAAGAGCTGAACAAAAGAAGGCTTAACTTCTTACTTTTCTGAGTCCAGAGCTCCACCCACTTGCTCTGCGCATGGAAACATCACTGGACTGGGGgaacttgaaggggtatggtcccaaatcccGCGCCGACCAAGCAGATCGCGCGCGAGACCATACCCTTAACAGACTAATTTGGTAGCTTTCCCAACCTTGTGCCGACCAAACAGGAGTAACCTAGGTCGTGCGCGGGGTCAAGGCAAACACAAGACCAGATTTCACACTTGGCTCCTTGGATGAAAACCTTCACTTCCTGGACCTTGCGCCGGCTACATGGGGCATTCCTAGTAGCCGCGCGGAGGACAGAAGCGCAGCTAATCTAAGGACAAGTACTagaggtacaagtggcagaacgATGGACCAATGAGCGTCCAACAGGTTGTATCCGATCATGCTGCACGATTGACAATCATACAGGAGACAAGAAGATACACAAGGACActtacgtggcaccaatcagcgtGCGCCGACAACTGCACCACGATCTCCACTTAGTCGCTGATGACATAATAGACAGCAAGGACAACGGTCAAGCCACGTGGATCCAATCAGCGTGTGCCAGCCCCCCTCTCGCCCAGAAGCACCAACGGTCGTGACAGAGGGGACAAAacggatattccttgttgtcgactTCAGGCTCAACGCCTATCAGCCCATCTCCTTCCATaccactccggctataaataggaaccATCATCTACACGTTTAAGGATCCACTTCTTACTCTCTCACTCTCTTAATTACATACTTAATCCTCaagcagatacttattctcacgccggagagtggttaCGGGGAGAACCCCATATTCCTCTCCTCGTAACGAGCTTAACAGGGTGCTTAGTGTGTTGTAGGATAATCATCATCACAGCTTGGACGAGTCAAAGAAGATTAAACTTATTTGTCGAGGCACAATTCCAAACTAATCGCAAGATTAGTTCCGTATTTCTTCACATATGGAGCTCGAAAGTGTGTGTGGTGGTTTGTTTGGTGACTAGTTAGGTTCCATCTTCTTATCATCTTGATCATTCCATATTTCCATTCGATATCTATTTTTCCCACTAATCCCACTGCTAAACTACTGCTGCGAAAATTGTTCCTTTGTAAGCAAGCGTTCCCGTACGGTTCACAAGGCCGTAAAAACCATGCTTAAATATGTGGCATGATGTGGGCAAAACTGAACATATATTTCACATCATTCGGGGCCTAGTTTTAGTcgtattttgtgaaaatatagtAATAATTCGTTTATTTGTTACTTTTAATTTTCAGATACAAACGGGCTACAAAAATGATAAAGATGGCCGTGCTTGAAATCTAAGACGAGTGAAtgaaatggacgaggtaatggaatagaCAAGGGAATGCAATGGCTCATTACCATTCCACGTCTTGTTTAGTTACTATTTGAGAATTGAATATATTATTACCATGTAGTGTTTGGCAGGCAAAAAAAGACGAAGAAATAAAATCGGCGGTGAGTAGTGGTGGTCGGTGGCGGTCGGTGGCGGCGACGGTGGGTGGCAGCGGCGAGTGGCGGTGGTGGCGCCAACGATGGGTGGCAGTGACAGGTGGATGTCGGCAacggtggtggttggtggcggcggcgtgattggtggtggtggtggcgagtTGCAGGTGGTGGCGAATTGTGGGTGGTGGCGATTGGTTGGTCGCAGCGGAGATGGTcgtgggtggtggcggtgggtggcggcggctTTGGTTGATGTCGGCGGTGGGTGGCGTCGGTGGGGTGCGGGTGACAAGGGGGGcgtcggtggtggtgggtggtagtgacggtggtgggtggtagcGATAGTGGTGGTTTGTGGTTTTGCTAATAAAGGGTACAAGAGAGGATGAAATGAAAAAAACACATGGGGAAGATGAAATGCCTTGTGTAATTCCATTGACAAATCAAACACATTTTTCTTCATTATCTCGTAatggtccattccattccttctcTCGTTCCTGGATACCAAACACTACCAGGTAGTTTTCCAAAGAAATATGACCAAGACACACCCCTGTGTTGTAGCCTTTTTATAAATATACTATTAAAAATATATTGAAATCTAGCCTTTGTTTGCTTATGTTTTCTTATTTTGGACCTGTGAGATGTTGAATACGTTTTTCTTACACTCTAGTCCCTCCACACTAGTGAATGGTTCGACACTTATTATTATCAtccaaataaatattattttatattaaaaaacaatGTTGCCAAATTCATCTGAAAGTGTGAGATTCAGAAACAATTGTTTGTTGTAAACATAACAAAATATATATTAACATAGTACTAAGGACCGAGTCTACAGCATCCATTGACCTCACGTCCATAATCGTTATGTTTCAGTTCGACCTCAAAACTATTGTTGAGGCAAGAATCTGTCAAGTTGAGGTTATGGTTTATATATTCTCCGGTTTCGGGTTGAGCAAACAATCCTGTTCTATGCAAAATAAAACACTTCTAACCTCACCGCAGTGAGAGGAGATTTCTTCCCTACGACCACTCCAGCTTAAAATAAGTATTCGTTTACAAGACTGGCCGATCTAACATTTTTCTTTGTGAAAGACCGAGTATATAATTTTTTTCATACCTGCAACATGGGCCGAGACATGTCGCATCGTATCATTAGTGCCCGGCCTTTGACAACTATATTTCCACGAGCAGCCCATGGCCAACCACCTTTTTGTTACAAGTAATCCCTTGGCTCATAGACTCAAATCATCTGGTCCAAAGACGATTCAAATCCAATCCGGGTTTATATACCCCAGAACCCTCAATTCGGTCCACTTAATGAACTTCATGCAAGCCATAAACTTAAGTACAAAAACACATGATCATGTCCAGGTTTTACTACAAATGATATGGTTTTACTAACACAAGAATAAATCAAATCAAATGAATTAAAGTTTACAACACACATGCCCGTCCATCACCTTATAATCACGAAAagaataatataaataaaaacgaCCCAAAAACGATAACTTTTCCGCTTTGTACTTAATCACTATATCcatcattcaaaaaaaaaaaaaaaaaagagcaaAAAACGAGACTTTACTGCCCGAACTTCCATCCTATACTTTTGATTTGTGTTCCAAAAACCATGAAATACACCAACGCGCGTACGAGTCTTGAAGGCAGAGTAGAATGTGTACACATATATGTTTCTGAAGCCAAGCCCACTGGTTTGATCATCTTCAAAGTGTTCTGCGGATAAATACTATCTCCCGGTTTTTGCGCGCTTCATTCCACTACTGCTGGTGTTGAACGGTGATACGCTGCCGCTTGGCCCAGGACTATCTTCTCGGAAATTTGAGTTCAGCATGGCCAGCTCGCGCAACTGCTGTCTTTTTATATAATCTTGGGACTCATCCTGTTTATTCGTGTTATATATACACATGAGAAAAGTATACAAATCATTATATGAAAAGCAAATTGCACAAAAAAGCAGCAGCAATATACATGTCATCAATTTAGAAATACCACCATAGTTATTCCTTGGATAAATATAACGGCAATCGTGTCAGATAGTGGGTTTACTGATCCAAAACACAATCAATATATTTATTCATGTCTAAGACATCAATGCAAATGCGGACGATGAAAATTGCGTAATCAATTTATCTAAAAGAGTCAAACAAGTTTGTCCAAGACATCAACGCCAATGCGAACTATGAAAATTGCCTTACAATTTATCTAAATGAGTCAAACAAGTTGTAAATGAGTTGAACTTATGACACACACGCATTCTTTATTCAAAACTTTAATGGTTGGCGgctttatttatttaactaaacgAGTTAAATATTTTCATTCGAGTTGGTTTTGTGTTAGAAATTCTAGccatatttatatatgtgtgtgtatcgACACGTTTGTTTCAAAACAAGTAAAATATTAGCCACGATAACTGCATAATACACTTGTACATAGTGCTTAAAAAACAATGAAAGTAAAGGGAGAAAAAAACAAAGGTGCTCACATAACTATCTTTCGTATCACATTTAAAGCAATAAATACAATGCATAATGCACTTCTCAAAATACTACCGGTTCTAAAACGAACacttctctctccctctctctttatacacacacacacacacaaaaaaaaaaaaaaaaaattaattacgATAGATTTGTAAACCTGGCTTGCAAAATTAGCAACCTCGTTTTCAATAACAAGTAGCAGACAGGAAAAACACAACTCATAAACAAAGCATAAAAGAGGTTTCATAAATATGACAATGCTAAGTGTAGTCAAATCTCCAAAAACTATAaatcaaagtaaaaaaaaaacaaaaaatcatAAGCCACTGGCACCTCCTGTGCAAAATCTTTTCAGTATTTACTCAAAACTGCACAAACAATTCTAGTAAAGGGTGATTAAATTGGTGATTTTATATTTTAGATCTCCTTACTTCAATCTAAAATGACGATTAAGCTTTAATATTTAAAAATAGATTTATGTAGAGGTGAAATAAACAGTTTTGGATGATCAGCTTCATAAAATAAGATAACTCAAAATTGCAGATATTATTGTGAACCACAACTATTTCACCGAGTACTTTAGGCATCTGACCTTTAGTCGAAGActtgtgttaaaaaaaaaaaaaccgaagtCAAACATTCTATTTAAAGGTCGCAAAAAAACGATACCACAGGTTTAAGCAGTTCTTCGATTATTTCTTGTGCCTGCCTCAGCCTAATATCAATGACACTTGCCGGTAACTCTGCCTCAATCAATATGTGGAGCGGCTCGCTTAAATGTTCATAGCCTGGTCTTCCCCTTAGCTTATCTTCCTTCAAATTTATAAAATAATACATAAACAAACATTAATTTTGAGAAACACATTCCAATTTCATATACGCAATAAACCTCAACGGTATAAATATCAAAATTACCTGTTCTGGATCCTTGATCGAACCTTTTCCTCTTATATACACCCGACAACCTGTTGTACCCTCGACCCGTTTTAGTGAATTGCCTCTAGGACCAAGAAGTCTTCCAACGAAATTAAACTAATATCCAAAAAGATCAATATTGAACACGTGAGATTAATGAAGTTGAAATGAATAGAATGTAGATATGAAGAGCGCGTACATTTGGATAAGTGTCAACTGGTATCTCTAACCGCAAAATTCTCTTCACGGTGTATGCACTTGGACTTGCTGGAGCTCCTTGCCAGTCCATTGTTGTTCCCGGTGGTCCACTTAACCTCTGTCATGAAATGTAAAACATTTAGTAAGTTTAGAATGTTCCCAAAGGGTGTGAAAATATAAAACCTAACGACCGTTCTTTTAACCGACTCTGAGAAGCTTTAACTCTCATTTCAGAAtcatagttatcgatagcgaatagcgacaacgtacctatatgctacgtagcgatagcgatgaaatagcgcccgctatttcgtgtttagcgataaggtagttaaaaatttaagaaataaaatataacGTTAGTTTTATACCTTTTATGTATAAATTTATaagtttaaggaccaaatgtaaGCTAGTGAAAATAGGGGGGTTAAATGTTCAAATACGCAAACTAATTTTACACTTTTTATGTAAATTTTACAAGTTTTAACGACTAAATGTAACCTAATTAAAGTTTGCCAAACAATCAAATAGCTGTTTATCTGTACCATATTACTTCAAACAACAAAAAGCACATCCATATCTATCCTAAAGTTGTATTCgtagttgtcaatagcggctatagcgaTTGCTACATAGAGAAGCGATGTAGTGTCTCTAGCGACTGATAGCGAGAAAAGCgacaattaattttttttatataaatagcaattagatatagctataaaatagctggattatAGGTTTtagttaaatatacatgtaaaatagcatatataccaaggtatattgatataatatacatataaaaattttcaaaattcttttcctagcgtatcgctatttataaaacaGCGGTGGCTATTTGTCGTTATTCGCTATTTAGCATATAGGTCCCTTGTCGCTGTTTGTCGATATTCGCAATTAACAAATAACAACTATGGTTGTATTATTACAACTGATGATCTGATTCGATCATTCGactaaccaaaaaaaaaaaaaaacacatgacTACTTCCAAATGCATATTCAAAACATCCAATTTACCAACACATATAGATTTTCATTCTTGCAAGTTGTAACACCTTCATTCTAAAGCGAGTGAAAGGGTTTAATGTGAAAGTTAAATGTTCTAGATGTTAACGGCAGGCCGGTTAACTAGTACTGATCCTTTACTAAACCACAAAACACCTTGGGTTGACCTGAATACCGTTAGTTCAAATTTTTTAACCTTTTCAAGTTTTTATAGATAGATGCCTAGTGTGTCAAATGTGATTATAAATGTAAGTAATTTAATAATATTTTGAATCATATGATTAGAAGCTTATGCATTATAACCTTAGTTTTAATAGGCACAAGGTGTTGACGTCCCAAAGCTGAAGCATGAGGCGAGAGACAACAAAACTATTCTCATGTGACTTGTAAGACCATGTGTACTGGTTTAGccaaataatgcccccaccatggggcgttttgcgacacgtggcagtccagtcagcatggggcattattgggggttattgcaaaagtgccgtagtgggaataatgcccaataacgccccttccaatcattaaacaattatgtTTTTATAGAGAAAaggataaaaaaataaataagaaaatgaaaCTTATACAGTTGGACCACTCCCATCGGCCATATGCAATTCTCAGTTGGAGCTATTCAGCGTTATTATAAAAACGCCAGAATCAattttttgaatttaaaaaaaaaaaaaaacgccccggTGTAATGGGTGGGGGCGtttttttcgaattttttttacaaaaaccgccccactacgggtggtctaagcatagttgttaatggagaatagcgacaaatagcaataaggtacctatatgctacataacGAATAGCGATAATAAGTAGGCGGCTATTCCATAAATAgtgatacactagaaaaaaaaaatccaaatttttatatgtatattatatcaaaagtaccttggtatatatgctattttacatgtatatttaacaaaaacctataatcCAGCTACTTAATAactatatttaattgctatttatattaaaaaaaaataaatgtcGCTATTCTCGCTATCAGTCGCTATAACCCTAATAGCGACACTACGCCACTTTGCTACCTAGGTCGCTATAGCGATCGCTATAGctgctattgacaactatgcttGTAAGCAAAACACTTgatatttataaaatatatatcaaTTCTAAATAACATTTTCTAACCTTGTTATTTTGTTAATAATTGAACAACGATATATAATATAGTTAAGAAACACACAAGTTAATGATATAAAAAAAAAGGATAGGTGCACGGTATCCTAAGCCGCGGAAGGGATCTCCCTTCCCAGTTCACGACCCGACAACGATCCCTCGGGTTTCAGGTGTATATAGCTCTAGACTACAAACAACCCCAACGCATCAATCTATAAAAGGTTTCAGGTGTACCTCGGGTGGAAGACCATTCCAGCCAGCAAGTCTAGAGCCAGGAACATTTGACATAAGATTAGAAGATGCCATGGGACTTGGACTTCTATGACGCAGTCTGTCCAGCTCATTAAACCCTTGGTTCGGCAACATACTCGACACCCTCAGGATCTCTAAAACAACAACACAGATATCATGTAACTTATTAAAATGTAGAAGACCGATCAAACTGGCAACATAATCATACATCTAAAATCAAATCTAACATGATTTGTTACATGTTGCAAACAAATGTACAAACTCAAAAAACAATATAGTCAATCAAAAAGAAACTTAATACCTTCCAAGTGTTGCTGCAAtatactcaaaaaaaaaaaacaaatgccaTCTCCTCACTAACATTTTAttacatttgattatacataatttcaaaccatagttgtcaatagcggctatagcgaccGCTGTAGCGCGCTATGTAGTGAAGCGACCAAATGTCGCTATGTGGGTCATAACGACCAATAGCGTGAATAGCGACAGTCtgtttttttttatgtaaatagcaattagatatagctataaaatagctggatttatagttttttgttaaatatacatgtaaaatagcatatataccaaggtattttgatataatatacatataaaatttttcaaaattctttttctagtgtatcgctatatAAAATAGCGGTctctatttgtcgctattcgctatgtagcatataggtccctTGCTGGCTGCCGCtgttcgctattaacaactatgtttCAAACACAAATATCAAGCCTAGCACAGTAAACAAACACAGCATTTGGTCGCCACCGCAACCTCAATACACCAAACGCACCATAACAAAATGCAATACACTCGATCAAATCAAAATACCTCACTCCCAACATGTTCACCACTTCAAAACACAACTTTAAGATAATGCTAGTCACTTGACAAACCTTAAACAACCTTAGTCCACCTTTCTCCCTCAATAAACAGAGTCCAAAAAACTCACAACAACTAAAACccaataaaatagttaaaaagtAACAAAAAATTCTACAACACTCAATGAAAATGGTACAAAGGGATCTACAACAAACAATCAGATAATGAAAAACCATAACATCAAGAAGCAAAGATCCATAAAAATCGAACCTTGATTCAACAATCTGCTACATATTGGAAGAACTTGCATAAAAGGCTGGAGCTTTTGATGTTCCTCCAACAATTCAGTCAAGTACTGACTGCAACAATCAAAAAAGAGAGGGTCAGACAGATCAAAAGCAAACAAGAACAACCCAGAACCCTAAAAGGAGGAAgaagttaaaaaagaaaaacaagaaaccTGTCAGCATCTGGGTTGGATGTTCTGATGAGTGGAGAGAGAGCTCTTGCTGGAGAGAAGTTGTGATTGTAGAGGTGTGACATGgtgggaagaagaagaagaaagaaaaggagTAGAAAAAGAGGGAGGGGGGCGggggaagaggaagaggaaaCAATATTAAAGGAGAGTCAAGGGTTTTGTGTTGTCAATCATATGGGAGCAGTCAGTCAGAGTGCAAAATGGTCGGTCAATTTTACACTTCAGAGTAAAAGATTGTGAAGGGACGTAAATCTAGTAAATTACAATCCTTTTTTGCCCCTTGTTCCCACACCCCCTATATCTTATTTTAACATCCCCTAGTGTATACGGACTGTATAcaaatatacggcccgtatagaatgtttttgaatagaaaaatgcgcagagaatgttttttttattttactatatacggcccgtatatagttatacgagccgtatacatgTTTAAACGATTTGTAAAACGTATAcggctcaatggatttattttGGGAGGTTTATGATAttaccaaatgtatacgggccgtataactgtatacgggccgtatataaggatgttttttcaagtatcacGTTTTTTCCAATAAAAAcaccatcattctagggtttctaaactcttcatcacctttaacaACGTTGATCAGAACGcgccgcttaaatcggagcacaagtagagtaacATTACCGATTAGTCCGTTGATCGAGTAAGTAGCATaagaacccgacacaaacaagttctccacagtttgttattcagatctctattcggtcatctttccaaactacaacacacgataactttaaactttatattgtgtgatttaaccaggaaatgattggaggtgattgctaATTTTAATAAGCTatcatagttgtcaaattcgatttcaacaaatcttttcctttgccttcaatttctagaacattctccgtaacatgaagacgtgtcgggttcttctactagtggtattttaatgtagtattgaagattgaatgtgcaaaccgcaaccgtttttttttactacggaaacggtggctatggaAAATACAAACCACAACCgtttttttactacggaaacgatggctatgcgaaatacaaaccgcaatcttttgtgactatgggaaacacaagttttctttttgagcttgatggatgtctgttatctcagttgaggcgggcattgtttaaatctgaatataactagatgttacgtgtaacttcatGAGCGTTGGGGATTCTCAAcgttattcgaatgtaagtggatcgAGTGATACGCTTATCTATTCTGGTTAAGGTGGGCATGGTTTGTTCGGGAGTAAATCACCACCCAAAgatcaacaacttgtgagtgggaatatggctatgaagaATAGTATGGATAAGAAATCACCGGTACGGGTGATAAGGAAAGTTGcctcgttctaatagattaaaagaaggatcgttctaatagattaaaagaAGGGGTTTACggtgttttggtaggttgaaagaggtgaatggtccTTGTTTGTCCATGTATGTGACAAAACGGATGCGGTTTGCATTTCCCATAGCCACTGTTTCCGTATACAAAACGGATGCAgtttgcatattcaatcttcattgcttcattaaaactACACCACACGATAAGTTTAcactttatagtgtgtgatttgaccggttgtGAAATTCGTTACGTGCATTCAtattgttggacttcttgttccaaatgcagTTGTAGGATCCGTACTTAAAGGTCTATCTAAAATGCTTGGAAAATTGtatcaactctcctatatcaacatactcttctccagacgcttagttgttatgaatgacaacttgaggggtctagttaactttcagattcagataCAGGAAGCAAATGATTTGTCAAAAGACGTGGTCAATGTAGTAAAATGTGAGCTTTTACACCAA
The Helianthus annuus cultivar XRQ/B chromosome 6, HanXRQr2.0-SUNRISE, whole genome shotgun sequence genome window above contains:
- the LOC110865561 gene encoding KH domain-containing protein At3g08620; this translates as MSHLYNHNFSPARALSPLIRTSNPDADSQYLTELLEEHQKLQPFMQVLPICSRLLNQEILRVSSMLPNQGFNELDRLRHRSPSPMASSNLMSNVPGSRLAGWNGLPPERLSGPPGTTMDWQGAPASPSAYTVKRILRLEIPVDTYPNFNFVGRLLGPRGNSLKRVEGTTGCRVYIRGKGSIKDPEQEDKLRGRPGYEHLSEPLHILIEAELPASVIDIRLRQAQEIIEELLKPVDESQDYIKRQQLRELAMLNSNFREDSPGPSGSVSPFNTSSSGMKRAKTGR